The nucleotide sequence GCTTGAAGGTCAGCCCCTCGCGGGCCTTGATCCACATCGCGTCGTCGTCCGAGTGGTGCGGCAGCTCCTTGCCGGCCGCGCGCACCTCGTCCTCGAGGTCGCCCACGACCTTCTCGGCTTGCTCCATCCGGCCGTGCGTCACCATCCACCGCGGGCTCTCGGGGATGTGCCGGCGCAGGTAGATGATGCCGAGGCCGAGGACCGGGCCGATGAAGAAGGCGATGCGCCAGCCGACGTCCTGCCCGAAGCGGTCGGTGTCGAGGAGGATGGTCGAGGCGAAGGCGCCGATCGCGGCGCCGGCCCAGTAGGTGCCGTTGATCGCGAGGTCGACCCGCCCGCGGAAGCGACCGGGGATCAGCTCGTCGACGGCGGAGTTGACGGCCGAGTACTCGCCGCCGATGCCCATCCCCGAGATGAAGCGGAAGAGGAGGAAGAGCGTCATGTTCGGGGCGAGGCCGGCGGCCGCCGCGGCGACGAGGTAGAGCGCCAGCGTCAGCGTGAAGAGCCGCTTGCGCCCCCACGAGTCGGTGAGCCGGCCGAAGACGACCGCCCCGACCACCTGTCCGACGAGGTAGACGGTGCCGGCCAGGCCCACGTCGGCCGCCGACATGTCGAGCGTCTTCTCGAAGCCGCCCGCCGCGACGATCTGGGCCTCGAGGCCGTCGAGGATCCAGGCCGTCCCGAGGCCGAAGATGACCAGCCAGTGGAACTTCGTCCACGGCATGTCGTGCATGCGGGCCGGGATGAGGCTCCTGACCGGCTTCTCCTGCGTCTGCGTCGACTCCGTCGTCGTCACGTCACGTCCCTCCTGGTGCGTCCGGGTCCTGCCAGTGGTCCCGGACGACGTCGTCCTCCCCGCGGGGAAGCCGGACGGCGAGGGAGCCGGGCATCCCAGCAACGTAGACCCGTCACCCGCCGCCGGTGGGGCTGCGGTGCAGCCGGGATCCCGCTGCGGCCCAGCGGGTTTGCCACCCATGACATTTGTCATGGGTGGCCGGGCGCAGACATGACCGCGCCCCGACGGACGGCGGTGCAGGGGGTGCCGGATGCGTCGGGGCGCGGCGTTGCGGGGTGGGAGTCAGCGGCGGCGGGTGACCCGGACCGGCTCGCCGTCGGTGGGCGCGCCGCCACGGCCACCGCGGATCTTGTGGTGCGCGTCGAGCGCGATGCCGAAGAAGAAGACGCCGAGCACGGCGAAGCGTACGTAGACGTGGAGGTACGGCGCGGCCATCCCGAGGACGACGACCATGGAGGTGAGGGCGATGGCGAGGTAGAGGATGGACCAGAAGGTCCACCGCAGGGCGGAGGCGATCGTGTCCAGCGTCATGGCCCTGCTCCTCGGACGTCGGTGGCGTTAGCACGATCCTGCCGGGTTGGCGAGGTTTTCGGGAGTCTTCTGACCGAACGTTCGACGCTCATTGGCCACTCGGCCCCCACCAGCCCCGCCCGCACCGCGACCCGCCCGGGGTCCTGCGCGAACGTGTGTGAAGAACGTCGTCATGTCGACGTTCTTCACACACGTTCGCGGTGGGGGTGGCGGCGTCGGCGGGGTTCGGGCGCGGGGCGCGGAGCGGATACCCTCGGGCGCAGCCGTCCCGCGGGGCGGCGGTCCCCGGTTGGTCTGCTGGCAGGGCCCGCCTGACTTTGAATCAGGACAAGCGACGTAGGTTCGATTCCTACCCGGGGAGCCGGCGCAGCGGAGCAAGCCGGCTGCCCGGGGAGGAGTCCGGGGAGCGACGTCCGGACGGCGACGGAGGAGCCGGCCGGACGGTGCGGTGGCCTACCCGGGGAGCCGGCGCAGCGGAGCAAGCCGGCTGCCCGGGGAGGAGTCCGGGGAGCGACGTCCGGACGGCGACGGAGGAGCCGGCCGGACGGTGCGGTGGCCTACCCGGGGAGCCGGCGCAGCGGAGCAAGCCGGGGTGCCCGGGGAGCCTGCGCGGTGGCCTCCGCCCCGGACGCGGCAGAATGTCGGGGTGAGCGACGACACGGGGGCCAAGAAGTCACGCACCGCCCGGGCCCGGATGACCGGCCGCGAGCGGCGCGAGCAGCTGATCGGCGTGGGACGCAAGCACTTCGCGGACCGCGGCTTCGAGGGCGCGACCATCGAGGAGATCGCGGCCTCGGCCGGTGTCTCCAAGCCCGTCGTCTACGAGCACTTCGGCGGCAAGGAGGGGCTCTACGCGGTCGTCGTCGACCGCGAGATCGAGTCGCTGCTCGCGGGCGTCGCCTCCGCCCTGGACTCCGACGGCACCTCCCGCCAGCTCATCGAGCGCGCCGCGCTCGCCCTGCTCGCCTACGTCGAGAGCAACTCCGACGGCTTCCGGATCCTCGTGCGCGACAGCCCGACCGGGCAGGCCACCGGCTCGTTCGCCAGCCTCATGAGCGACATCTCGAGCCAGGTCGACCACATCCTCGCGGCGCAGTTCAAGAAGCACAAGCTCGACCCCAAGGCCGCGCCGATGTACGCGCAGATGCTCGTCGGGATGGTCGCGCTGACCGGCCAGTGGTGGCTCGACAACCGCAAGTTCAAGAAGCAGGAGGTCGCGGCGCACGTCGTCAACCTCGCGTGGAACGGGCTGACCGGGCTCGAGCCGAAGCCCGCGCTGACCCCCGAGACCCTCGCGCTGGACTGACGCGGGGCCCGGGCCCTCAGCCGGCCTTGTGCGCGACGGCGAACACCCGCCGGAAGGGGAAGATGACGCCGGCGGAGGTACGGGGGTAGGCCTCGCGCAGCGCCGCCGCGTAGGGCTCGAGGAACGCCTGGCGCTCCTCCTCGCCCTCGAGCAGGTCGAGCACGGGGCGCAGCCCGGTGGCCGTGACCCACGTGAGCACCGGGTTCTCGTCCTGCGCGTCGGGGTCGAGGACGTGCACGTACGTCGTCTCCCACGCGTCGACCTCGCAGCCCAGCCGGGCGAGCATCCGCAGGTAGGTGGCGGGCTCACCGGCCGCCGGCACGTCGAGGGCGGCCGTCAGCTCACCGCCGCGGGGGTGGCCCTCGGCGACGTCGCGCATGAGGCGGTGGCTCGGGGCGTCGAAGTTGCCCGGCACCTGCAGCGCGAACCAGCCGCCCGGGGCGAGCGCCTCGACCCACGGCACGACGAGGTCGAGGTGGCGGGGCACCCACTGGAGGGTGGAGCTCGTGACGACGACGTCGGGCGCCTGCCCGAGCGAGGCGGGGTCCCAGTCGCGCAGGTCGCTCTGCACCCACTCGACCCGCCCGGCGGGGTCGTGCTCGCGGGCGGCCTCGAGCATCGACTCGGCGGCGTCGACCCCGACGACGCGGGCGTCCGGCCACAGCGCCGCGAGCGCGAGGGTGGCCGGCCCGTGACCGCAGCCGAGGTCGACGACGAGGGCGGGGTCCTGCGCCCCGACCTGGGCGACGAGGTCGGAGAGCGGCCGCGAGCGCTCGCGGGCGAAGCGCCCGTAGGCGGACGGGTCCCAGGTGCTCGTGCTCATCGCGACCTCCTCGACACGGGACGGCCCGCCCGACACCGGTTTCTCGACGTCAAGATGTTTGACGAGGAGTAGCATCGCGTCATGGCCGCTGACGACGTCGACCGTATCGTCTCCGCCTGGCGACGCGAGCGTCCCGACGTCGACGTCACGCCGCTCGAGGTGCTCTCGCGCGTCTCCCGCCTCGCCCGGCGCCTCGACCTCGCCCGCGGCCGCGCCTTCGCCGGCACCGGGCTCGAGGGCTGGGAGTTCGACGTCCTCTCCGCGCTGCGCCGGCGCGGCGAGCCCTACGAGATGAGCCCGGGGCAGCTCGTCGCCGAGACCCTCGTGACGAGCGGGACGATGACCAACCGCGTCGACCGCCTCCTGGCCCGCGGCTGGGTCGAGCGCCGCCCGGACCCCGCCGACCGCCGCGGCGTCATCGTCCGGCTGACCCCCGAGGGCACGACGGTCGTCGACGACGCGCTCGACCGGCTGCTCGCGGGCGAGCGGGAGCTCCTGGCCGAGCTCGGCCCCACCGAGCGCGACGAGCTCGCCGCGCTCCTGCGCCGGCTGCTGCGCCCCTTCGAGACCGAGCGCTGAGCACCTCCGGCGGCGTCGCCGTCAGCCGACGACGTCGGCCGCCTCGAGCCACTCCAGCTCGAGGACCTCGCGCTCGTCGACGACTTCGCGCAGCTCGCGGTTGAGCTCGAGGACCCGGGCGTGGTCGGTGGCCGCCTTCGCCATCGCGGCGTGCAGCCGCTCCTCGCGCTCGGCGAGCCGCTGGAGCTGCTTCTCGACGCGGGCCATCGCCTTGCGCGCCTCCCGCACCTCGGCCGGGTTCGGGCCGGCCGGGGCCGCCGCCACGGGGGTCGGCGCCGCCGCGCCGGGCACCTCGCGCACGCCGCCACCGCTCGCGACGAGCTCCTGGCGCCGCCGCAGGTACTCCTCGACGCCGCCGGGCAGGTCGCGCAGGAGGCCGTCGCCGAGGAGGGCCAGCTGGCGGTCGCAGACCCGCTCGAGCAGGTAGCGGTCGTGCGAGACGACGACGAGGGTGCCGGCCCAGCCGTCGAGGAGGTCCTCGAGCGAGGTCAGCGTGTCGATGTCGAGGTCGTTGGTCGGCTCGTCGAGGAGCAGGACGTTCGGCTCGTCCATGAGCAGGCGGGTCAGCTGCAGCCGGCGGCGCTCGCCACCGCTGAGGTCGCCGACGCGGGTCTGCTGCTTGGGTCCGCTGAACCCGAGCCGCTGCGCGAGCTGGGACGCGGTGAGCTCCTTGGCGCCGAGGCGCACGACGGCCCGCACGTCCTCGACCGCCTCGATGACCCGCCGGTCGGCCCAGGCGTCGAGCTCGCGGACCTCCTGGGTCAGGTGCGCCAGGCGGACGGTGACCCCGACCTTGCGCTTGCCCGCGGCGAGCTCCGCCTCCCCCGCGAGGGCGCGCAGGAGCGTCGACTTGCCGGCGCCGTTGACGCCGACGAGGCCCACGCGGTCGCCGGGGCCGAGGCGCCAGGTGAAGCGGTCGAGCAGGACGCGGTCGCCGACGACGAGCCGCGCGTCGAGGAGGTCGACGACGTCCTTGCCGAGGCGGGTCGTCGCGAAGCGCATCAGCTCGACGTCGTCGCGCGCCGGCGGCTCGTCGGCGATGAGCGCGTTGGCGGCGTCGATGCGGAACTTCGGCTTGCTCGTGCGCGCGGGCGGGCCGCGGCGCAGCCACGCGAGCTCCTTGCGCAGGAGGTTGTCGCGCCGGTCGGCGACGACCCCGGCCATCCGCTCGCGCTCGGCCCGGGCGAGGACGTAGGCGGCGTACCCGCCCTCGTACTGGTGCACGTCGCCGTCCTGGACCTCCCAGGTCCGGGTCGCGACGGCGTCGAGGAACCACCGGTCGTGGGTGATGACGACGAGGCCGCGCGAGGGCCCCGCGAAACGCTGCACGAGGTGCTCGGCGAGCCAGGCGACACCCTCGACGTCGAGGTGGTTGGTCGGCTCGTCGAGGAGCAGGAGGTCCGGCGCCGCGACGAGCAGCGCGGCGAGCGCGATGCGGCGCCGCTCCCCGCCGGACAGGGGCGCGACCGGGCCGTCGAGTCCGCCGACGAGCGGCGCGTCGAGGCCGCCGAGCAGCCCGACGAGGACGTCGCGCACCCGCGCGTCGGCCGCCCACTCGTGCTCGGCCATCCCGGCGAGGACCGACTCGCGCACGGTCGCGGCGGGGTCGAGGGTGTCGGCCTGGGTGAGGACGCCGGTGCGTAGCCCGCCGACCCGGGCCACGCGCCCGTCGTCGGGCTCGCGGTCGCCGGAGAGGACGCGCAGGAGCGTCGTCTTGCCGCCGCCGTTGCGGCCGACGACGCCGATCCGGTCACCGCCGGAGACCCCGAGCGAGAGGGAGTCGAGCACCTGGGTCGTGCCGAGGGCCAGGGAGGCGCGCTCGACGGAGACGAGACCGGCCACTAGTCGACCCGGTGGTGGAGGACCTGGGCGCCGTGCACCGGGCCGGTGGCCCGCCGCACGTCGCGGACGACGCCGCTCGCCGTGAGCGCCACGGCGAGGTCGATGCCGGCCTCGGAGCCGTCGACGAGGAAGGCGATGGTCGGGCCCGAGCCCGAGACGATGCCGCCGAGCGCCCCGTACTCCATCCCGGCCGAGAGCACCTCGGCGAGGTCGGGGCGCAGACTGAGGGCGGCCTCCTGGAGGTCGTTGACGAGCTGCGGGGCGAGCTCGTGGGGGTCGCCGGTGCGCAGCGCGGCCATGAGGGCGGGCGTCGCGACCGGGGCCGGGACGTCCGAGCCCTCGCGCAGGCGGTCGCACTCGGCGTAGACGGCGGGGGTCGACAGGCCGCCCTCGGCGAGCGCGAGGACCCAGTGGAAGGTCCCGCGGGCGAGGACCGGCGCGAGGAGCTCGCCGCGGCCGCTGCCCATCGCGGTCCCGCCGGTGACGAGGAAGGGGACGTCGCTGCCGAGCTGGGCCGCGACCGACTCGAGCTCGTCGCGCTCGAGGTCGAGCTCCCACAGCTGGTCGAGGGCGACGAGCGTGGCGGCGGCGTCGGCCGAGCCGCCGGCCATCCCCCCGGCGACGGGGATGCCCTTGCGGATGCTCACGTGGACCGGGTCGGCGTCGCAGCGGCGGGCCAGCAGGCGCGCGGCGCGCAGCGCGAGGTTGTCGTCGTCGGTCGGCACGCCGTCGGCGAGCGCCCCCGAGACCGAGACGCCCCACGCGTCCGCGGCGGCGACGGTGACCTCGTCGTAGAGGCTCACGGCCTGGTACACGGTCGACAGGTCGTGGTAGCCGTCGTCCCGGACCGGGCCGACGAGGAGCTCGAGGTTGACCTTGGCCGGGACGCGCACGGTGACGGCGCCGGGCACGATCGGGGCCGAGGTCATGGCCTCACCCTAGCCAGAGCGACGGAGTCCGCCACGCGCAGCGTCCGTCGACCGCTCAGCCCTCGACGCGACGGAGAGCGGTGCGCGCGGCGGCGATCCGGGCGAAGGCCGCGACGTCGAGCTGCTCGCCCCGCGTGCGGGGGTCGACCCCGGCGGCGACGAGAGCCTCCTCCGCGGCCGGCGGGGACCCGGCCCAGCCGGCGAGGGCGGCGCGCAGGGTCTTGCGACGCTGGGCGAAGGCGGCGTCGACCACCGCGAAGACCTCGGCGCGGGTGGCGTCGGTCTCGGGGGCGGGGCGCCGGGTGAACGCGACGAGGCCGCTGTCGACGTTCGGCACCGGCCAGAACACGCTGCGCGGGACCTGGCCGGCGAGCCGGACGTCGGCGTACCAGGCGGCCTTGACGCTCGGCACGCCGTAGGTCCGCGAGCCGGGCGGGGCCGCGAGGCGCTCGGCCACCTCGAGCTGCACCATGACGAGCACGGTCCGCAGCGAGGGGAAGAGCTCGAGCATCCGCAGCACGACCGGCACCGAGACGTTGTAGGGCAGGTTGGCGACGAGCGCCGTGGGCGGCGGGCCGGGCAGCTCGGTGACGGCGAGCGCGTCGGCCGGGACGACCTCGAGGCGGTCGACGAGGCCGGGTGCCCGCGCGGCGACGGTGGCGGGCAGCTCCCGGGCGAGCGTGGGGTCGACCTCGACGGCGACGACCCGGCGCACGGCGGGCAGCAGCGCGAGGGTGAGGCTGCCGAGGCCCGGGCCGACCTCGACGACGACGTCGTCGGGCCCGACGCCGGAGACCCGGACGATGCGCCGGACGGTGTTGCCGTCGACGACGAAGTTCTGGCCCCACTGCTTGGTCGGGCGGATGCCGAGGCGCGCGGCGACCTCGCGCACGTCCGCCGCCCCGAGGAGGGCGGCGGCGGGGGCGTTCTCGGGCTCGCTCACGCGGGTGAGCCTAGCCACGCCGGGCCCCGGCCGTGCCGCGCGGCCCCCGGACGCCGAGGACCCCCGGACGCCGAGGACCCCGGGTCGCTCGACCCGGGGTCCTCGGTGGTGGCGACGCGCCGCGGCGCGTCCGCCCGTGCGTCAGGCCGCGTGCGCGCAGCCCCAGGGGCCGAGGCCCGCCTTGGCGTAGTAGCGGTTCGCGACGGTGATCTGCTCGGCGCGGCTCGCGAGGTCGGCGCGCGGCGCGAAGTCGTCGCCGCCGTTGGCCAGCCACGACGGGATGTCGAACTGGAGGCCGCCGTAGTAGCCGTTGCCGGTGTTGATCGACCAGTTGCCGGTGGACTCGCACTGGGCGATGCGGTCCCACATCGCCTCGTTGGCGAGGTTGAGGCCGGCGCCCGAGGTGTTGCCGGCGCTCGGCGGCGTCGACGAGGTCGGGGCGGGGGTGGCCTTCTTCTTCGTGCCGACCTTGACGACGGCGTCGACCGGCTGCCGCGTGACGACGGTCTTGACGACCGTGCGGGTGCTCAGCTTGCCGTTGACCCAGCGCAGCTCACGGGTGACCTTCTTCGTGCCCGGCTTGCCCGTGGTGACGGTCTTGGTCGTGCCGGCGGCCATCGAGGAGTCGCTGCGGCGCGTCGTGTCGTAGCCGACGGACTCCGTGGTGGTCCGGGTGCGCGTCGAGATCCGCGTCAGCGTGATGGTCATGCCGTCCCGCACCGCGGTGGACAGGCCCGGCTTCACGGCGTCGTCGGCGTCGTGCTCGATGCCGAGCTGGCCGAAGACCGCGCCGACCTGCGGGGCCGTCGTGGTCACCGTGCGGCGCTTGCCGCCGTCGAGGACCGTGATGTCCTTGGGCGTCGTCACCGAGAGCGCGAGGCCGTCGCGACCGAGGGTCTGCGAGCGGGAGGCCGTGAGGACGGCGCCGTCGGCGCGGACGCCGACGTCCCTCAGGGCGGCGTCGACGGTCGTGGCCGTCGTCCAGTACTCGCGGCGCTGGCCGTCGACGGTCACGACGAGCTTGCGGCCGTAGCGGACCGAGATGTGGTCGCCGTCGGCGATGGCGGCGTCGAGGGACGGCACGACGACGTCGTGCTCACCGACCGAGATGTCGCTCTTCTCGAGGGCGTCGCGGACGGTGCCGCCGAACACGTGGACCGAGCGGGGGGACCCGTCGACGGTCAGCGCGACCGCCTTGTCGAGGTGGGCGACCCCGACCGAGCCTGCGGCGACGGCGAGGGCGGCCACGCCCTGGGCGGCATGGCGGATCGTGCGAGAGAGCAAGAGGACTCCAGGGTTGAACGTCCCGGGCACCGGCGCCGGACGTCGGCCGCAGGGGCCCCGACCTGCGGGTCGGGTGTGTCGTCCCGGACCCCGGCGACACTGCCGTTTCCCTGGCCTGACACACGACGTCCGGGGCGTTCCGACCCCGGCCATCTCGCTCCACGGTGACGCAGGCCCCACGGAAAGGTCAAGTTTGGGTAACGGGCGTCTCTCAGGAAGGCCCGTTCGGCGGACCCAGTCGCGCCACACCCGTCACAGCAGTCACACGAGCCACCGTGGTGTGCGTCACCAGGGGCCGTAGAGCCGTTCGGCGTTCTCCGACAAGGCCTCGCAGAGCGTCGGGACGGCCACCCCGAGCACCGAGGCCATGACCCGGACGGTGAGCGGCACGAGCATCGGGCTGTTGCTCGCCCCGCGCCACGGGTGGGGCGTCAGGTACGGCGCGTCGGTCTCGACGAGGAGCAGCTCGAGCGGGGTGACGGCCAGCGCGTCCCGCAGGTCCTTCGCGCTCTTGAACGTCACCGTGCCGCTGAAGGAGAGGTGGTAGCCCCGGGCCACGCACTCGCGGGCCATCACGAGGTCCCCCGAGAAGCAGTGCATGACCGTGCGCTCGGGGGCACCGGCGTCGGCGAGGACCCGCAGCACGTCGTCGTGCGCGTCGCGGTCGTGGATCTGCAGGGTCAGCCCGGTGCGCTGCGCGAGGTCGATGTGGGCCCGGAAGGACTCCTCCTGCAGGGCGTGCCCCTCGGGGCCGGTGCGGAAGAAGTCGAGGCCGGTCTCGCCGACGACCCGCACGCGGGGATGGGCGGCGAGCTCCTCGACGCGGGCGAGGGCGCCGTCGAGCTCACCGCGGGCGGCCAGCCCGGGCACCTCGTTGGGGTGGAGGGCGACGCCGGCGAGGACCGACGGGTACGCCTCCGCGGCCGCGACCGCGAACTCGTTGCCGACGGGGTCGCACCCCACCTGGACGACGCGGTCGACCCCGACGCGGGCCGCGGCCCGCAGCGCCGGCCCGATGTCGCCGACCCCGATGCTCTGCCCCTCGCGGCTGATGTCGAGGTGGGTGTGGTTGTCCACGACCGGGATCGGCAGGGGGTCCGGCGCCTCGGGGTCACCCCGACGGCTCGGCTGCGAGGTCATCCGGCTCAGCCGCCGGCGCGGGCGAGCTCGTCGTCGACGACCGACTCGTCCAGCTTGGTGAAGACGGGCGCCGGCTTGCTGATCGGCGTGCCGACGACGACCGGGCGCGACTCCCAGGTCGCGAAGCCCGTGTAGTCGCCGGTGATGACCGGCCACGAGCGACCCTCGTCCTCGGGGTCGAGGCCGGTGACGGTCTCGAGCCGGGGCATCGGCACGAGCTCGCCCACGCCGCCGAGCACCGCGTGGACGCGGTTGGCCGCGTGCGGGAGGAACGGCGCGAGGATCGTGTTGAGGTCGGAGACGCACTGGACGAGCGTGTGCAGCACCGTCGCCAGGCGCTCGCGCTGGTCCTCGCCCTTGAGCTTGAACGGCTCGGTGCGCGAGACGTAGGCGTTGACCTCGCCGACGACGCGCATCGCCTCGGTGATGGCCGCCTTCTGCCGGTGCCGCTCGAGCAGCCCTCCGACGGAGTCGAACCCGGCGAGGACGGCCGCACGGACCTCCTCGTCGACGGGCTCGAGGGCACCCGGCTGCGGCACCTCGCCGAAGTTCTTCGCGACCATCGCGGCCGTGCGGGAGACGAGGTTGCCCCAGCCGGCGACGAGCTCGGAGTTGTTGCGCTGCACGAAGTCGCGCCAGGTGAAGTTGGAGTCCTGGCTCTCGGGGCCGGCCGCGCAGATGAAGTAGCGGATGCCGTCGGGGCCGTAGCGCTCGAGGACGTCGCGGACGAGGACCGTGTACCCGCGCGAGGTCGAGAACTGCTTGCCCTCCATCGTCAGGTACTCGCTGGAGACGACCTCGGTCGGCAGGTTGAGCTCGCCGTAGACGCCGGGCTCGCCGCCGCGGGAGCCCTTCCCGGCGTAGCCGAGCAGCTCGGCCGGCCAGATCTGGCTGTGGAAGGTGATGTTGTCCTTGCCCATGAAGTAGTACGTCAGGGCCTCGGGGTCGTTCCACCACTCGCGCCAGCGCTCGGGCTCGCCCAGCCGGCGGGCCCACTCGATCGACGCCGACAGGTAGCCGATGACGGCGTCGAACCACACGTAGAGCCGCTTGGCCGGGTTGTCGACCCAGCCCTCGAGCGGCACCGGGATGCCCCAGTCGATGTCACGGGTCATCGCGCGGGGCTTGATGTCGTCGAGGATGTTGAGGCTGAACTTGATGACGTTCGGCCGCCAGGTGCCCGAGGCGTCGCGGCCGGCGAGCCACTCGCGCAGCGCGTCGGCGAGCGCCGGCAGGTCGAGGAAGAAGTGCTGGGTCTCGACGAACTCCGGCGTCTCGCCGTTGATCTTCGACCGCGGGTCGATCAGCTCCTCCGGCTCGAGCTGGTTGCCGCAGTTGTCGCACTGGTCGCCGCGCGCGTCCGGGTAGTGGCAGATCGGGCACTCGCCCTCGATGAACCGGTCGGGCAGCGTGCGCCCCGTGGACGGCGAGATCGCGCCCTGCTGGGTGCGCTCGACCATGTAGCCGTTGAGCCAGTTCTGCCGGAACAGCTCCTGCGCGACGGCGTAGTGATTGGCCGTCGTCGTGCGCGTGTAGAGGTCGTAGGTGCAGCCGAGGTCGGCGAGCTCGCCGGCGATGACCGCGTGGTTGCGGTCGACGAACTCGCGGGGGGTGACCCCGGCCTGGTCGGCGAGCACGAGGATCGGCGTCCCGTGCTCGTCGGAGCCGCTGACCATGAGCACGTCGTGCCCGGCCATCCGCATGTACCGGCTGAAGACGTCGGAGGGCACGCCGAACCCGGCGACGTGGCCGAGGTGGCGGGGCCCGTTGGCGTACGGCCAGGCGACGGCGGAGAGGACCTTCATGCCCCGAATCCTAGGCGTCGGGGGCGGGCGGTCCGCGCCGACCACCGCGCGCCGGACGCGCGGGTCACCGGGTCCACTCGTACGGCGTGGTCGTCGTGACCCGGACGAGCCCGGAGCGCTCGAGGATGGGGCGCGAGTACTCGGTCGAGTCGCTGTGCAGCACCGTCTTCCCGAGGCGCAGGGCGGAGCGGGCCCGGGCGGCGGTCAGCGCCCGGTAGATGCCGCGCCCGCGGTAGGCCGGCAGGGTGGCCCCGCCCCACACGCCGGCGACCTCGGTCCCCGGCACGGGCTCGAGCCGCCCCG is from Arthrobacter sp. NEB 688 and encodes:
- a CDS encoding 4-(cytidine 5'-diphospho)-2-C-methyl-D-erythritol kinase; the protein is MTSAPIVPGAVTVRVPAKVNLELLVGPVRDDGYHDLSTVYQAVSLYDEVTVAAADAWGVSVSGALADGVPTDDDNLALRAARLLARRCDADPVHVSIRKGIPVAGGMAGGSADAAATLVALDQLWELDLERDELESVAAQLGSDVPFLVTGGTAMGSGRGELLAPVLARGTFHWVLALAEGGLSTPAVYAECDRLREGSDVPAPVATPALMAALRTGDPHELAPQLVNDLQEAALSLRPDLAEVLSAGMEYGALGGIVSGSGPTIAFLVDGSEAGIDLAVALTASGVVRDVRRATGPVHGAQVLHHRVD
- a CDS encoding ABC-F family ATP-binding cassette domain-containing protein, whose amino-acid sequence is MAGLVSVERASLALGTTQVLDSLSLGVSGGDRIGVVGRNGGGKTTLLRVLSGDREPDDGRVARVGGLRTGVLTQADTLDPAATVRESVLAGMAEHEWAADARVRDVLVGLLGGLDAPLVGGLDGPVAPLSGGERRRIALAALLVAAPDLLLLDEPTNHLDVEGVAWLAEHLVQRFAGPSRGLVVITHDRWFLDAVATRTWEVQDGDVHQYEGGYAAYVLARAERERMAGVVADRRDNLLRKELAWLRRGPPARTSKPKFRIDAANALIADEPPARDDVELMRFATTRLGKDVVDLLDARLVVGDRVLLDRFTWRLGPGDRVGLVGVNGAGKSTLLRALAGEAELAAGKRKVGVTVRLAHLTQEVRELDAWADRRVIEAVEDVRAVVRLGAKELTASQLAQRLGFSGPKQQTRVGDLSGGERRRLQLTRLLMDEPNVLLLDEPTNDLDIDTLTSLEDLLDGWAGTLVVVSHDRYLLERVCDRQLALLGDGLLRDLPGGVEEYLRRRQELVASGGGVREVPGAAAPTPVAAAPAGPNPAEVREARKAMARVEKQLQRLAEREERLHAAMAKAATDHARVLELNRELREVVDEREVLELEWLEAADVVG
- a CDS encoding TetR/AcrR family transcriptional regulator — its product is MTGRERREQLIGVGRKHFADRGFEGATIEEIAASAGVSKPVVYEHFGGKEGLYAVVVDREIESLLAGVASALDSDGTSRQLIERAALALLAYVESNSDGFRILVRDSPTGQATGSFASLMSDISSQVDHILAAQFKKHKLDPKAAPMYAQMLVGMVALTGQWWLDNRKFKKQEVAAHVVNLAWNGLTGLEPKPALTPETLALD
- a CDS encoding methyltransferase domain-containing protein translates to MSTSTWDPSAYGRFARERSRPLSDLVAQVGAQDPALVVDLGCGHGPATLALAALWPDARVVGVDAAESMLEAAREHDPAGRVEWVQSDLRDWDPASLGQAPDVVVTSSTLQWVPRHLDLVVPWVEALAPGGWFALQVPGNFDAPSHRLMRDVAEGHPRGGELTAALDVPAAGEPATYLRMLARLGCEVDAWETTYVHVLDPDAQDENPVLTWVTATGLRPVLDLLEGEEERQAFLEPYAAALREAYPRTSAGVIFPFRRVFAVAHKAG
- a CDS encoding MarR family transcriptional regulator, giving the protein MAADDVDRIVSAWRRERPDVDVTPLEVLSRVSRLARRLDLARGRAFAGTGLEGWEFDVLSALRRRGEPYEMSPGQLVAETLVTSGTMTNRVDRLLARGWVERRPDPADRRGVIVRLTPEGTTVVDDALDRLLAGERELLAELGPTERDELAALLRRLLRPFETER
- the rsmA gene encoding 16S rRNA (adenine(1518)-N(6)/adenine(1519)-N(6))-dimethyltransferase RsmA — encoded protein: MSEPENAPAAALLGAADVREVAARLGIRPTKQWGQNFVVDGNTVRRIVRVSGVGPDDVVVEVGPGLGSLTLALLPAVRRVVAVEVDPTLARELPATVAARAPGLVDRLEVVPADALAVTELPGPPPTALVANLPYNVSVPVVLRMLELFPSLRTVLVMVQLEVAERLAAPPGSRTYGVPSVKAAWYADVRLAGQVPRSVFWPVPNVDSGLVAFTRRPAPETDATRAEVFAVVDAAFAQRRKTLRAALAGWAGSPPAAEEALVAAGVDPRTRGEQLDVAAFARIAAARTALRRVEG
- a CDS encoding TatD family hydrolase; the protein is MTSQPSRRGDPEAPDPLPIPVVDNHTHLDISREGQSIGVGDIGPALRAAARVGVDRVVQVGCDPVGNEFAVAAAEAYPSVLAGVALHPNEVPGLAARGELDGALARVEELAAHPRVRVVGETGLDFFRTGPEGHALQEESFRAHIDLAQRTGLTLQIHDRDAHDDVLRVLADAGAPERTVMHCFSGDLVMARECVARGYHLSFSGTVTFKSAKDLRDALAVTPLELLLVETDAPYLTPHPWRGASNSPMLVPLTVRVMASVLGVAVPTLCEALSENAERLYGPW
- the metG gene encoding methionine--tRNA ligase — protein: MKVLSAVAWPYANGPRHLGHVAGFGVPSDVFSRYMRMAGHDVLMVSGSDEHGTPILVLADQAGVTPREFVDRNHAVIAGELADLGCTYDLYTRTTTANHYAVAQELFRQNWLNGYMVERTQQGAISPSTGRTLPDRFIEGECPICHYPDARGDQCDNCGNQLEPEELIDPRSKINGETPEFVETQHFFLDLPALADALREWLAGRDASGTWRPNVIKFSLNILDDIKPRAMTRDIDWGIPVPLEGWVDNPAKRLYVWFDAVIGYLSASIEWARRLGEPERWREWWNDPEALTYYFMGKDNITFHSQIWPAELLGYAGKGSRGGEPGVYGELNLPTEVVSSEYLTMEGKQFSTSRGYTVLVRDVLERYGPDGIRYFICAAGPESQDSNFTWRDFVQRNNSELVAGWGNLVSRTAAMVAKNFGEVPQPGALEPVDEEVRAAVLAGFDSVGGLLERHRQKAAITEAMRVVGEVNAYVSRTEPFKLKGEDQRERLATVLHTLVQCVSDLNTILAPFLPHAANRVHAVLGGVGELVPMPRLETVTGLDPEDEGRSWPVITGDYTGFATWESRPVVVGTPISKPAPVFTKLDESVVDDELARAGG
- a CDS encoding resuscitation-promoting factor, with the protein product MLSRTIRHAAQGVAALAVAAGSVGVAHLDKAVALTVDGSPRSVHVFGGTVRDALEKSDISVGEHDVVVPSLDAAIADGDHISVRYGRKLVVTVDGQRREYWTTATTVDAALRDVGVRADGAVLTASRSQTLGRDGLALSVTTPKDITVLDGGKRRTVTTTAPQVGAVFGQLGIEHDADDAVKPGLSTAVRDGMTITLTRISTRTRTTTESVGYDTTRRSDSSMAAGTTKTVTTGKPGTKKVTRELRWVNGKLSTRTVVKTVVTRQPVDAVVKVGTKKKATPAPTSSTPPSAGNTSGAGLNLANEAMWDRIAQCESTGNWSINTGNGYYGGLQFDIPSWLANGGDDFAPRADLASRAEQITVANRYYAKAGLGPWGCAHAA